Proteins from one Streptomyces sp. NBC_00390 genomic window:
- the sufU gene encoding Fe-S cluster assembly sulfur transfer protein SufU, which produces MKLDSMYQDVILDHYKHPHGRGLRDGDAEVHHVNPTCGDEITLRVKYDGTLIADVSYEGQGCSISQASASVLNELLVGKELAEAQKIQATFLELMQSKGQIEPDDAMEEVLEDAVAFAGVSKYPARVKCALLSWMAWKDATAQALSEGKTA; this is translated from the coding sequence GTGAAGCTTGATTCGATGTACCAGGACGTCATCCTGGACCACTACAAGCACCCGCACGGGCGGGGCTTGCGGGACGGCGACGCCGAGGTGCACCACGTCAACCCGACCTGCGGCGACGAGATCACCCTCCGTGTGAAGTACGACGGCACGCTCATCGCCGACGTCTCGTACGAGGGCCAGGGCTGCTCCATCAGCCAGGCCTCGGCCTCCGTGCTGAACGAGTTGCTCGTCGGCAAGGAGCTGGCCGAGGCACAGAAGATCCAGGCGACCTTCCTTGAGCTGATGCAGTCCAAGGGCCAGATCGAGCCGGACGATGCGATGGAGGAGGTGCTGGAGGACGCGGTCGCGTTCGCCGGCGTCTCCAAGTACCCGGCGCGCGTGAAGTGCGCCCTCCTGAGCTGGATGGCATGGAAGGACGCGACGGCGCAGGCGCTGTCCG